A segment of the Oncorhynchus mykiss isolate Arlee unplaced genomic scaffold, USDA_OmykA_1.1 un_scaffold_394, whole genome shotgun sequence genome:
GTTTGCGCTATGGATGTTACAGGTATGATCAACACACTCTATGTGGATGACAGAGGGGATAACGTGAAGTTCCTCAGTGCAGTAGCCCATAGCATCTTTGAAGACGGGACCGTCAACTGGGGCCGTGTTGCCAGCCTGACATCTTTTGGGGCTGCGGTGTGCCGGTACTTGAGAGGCAAGGGGAGAGACAACTGTGTGGATTTGGTGGGAGAGGAGATATCAGAGTACCTGGTCACTCACCACAAGGACTGGCTAGTCAAACATAACTCCTGGGTACGTTCAGTAATGACTGAGAGATGCCAACATTTGTCTTGGTATACCTGTAATCTAATATTTATTTTGAAATATTCCAGAATGGGTTCGTGGAGTTCTTTCCAGTAGCAGAACCTGAGTCCAGATGTCGGAACATCATCATGACCATTTTTGGATTGGCTGGTATTGGGGCAACAATGACCTTCTTGGTTATGTGACTCTCAGAAGAGTCCTTTACCTGTTACCACTTCACACTTGATGCTTCTCACCATAGTAGAGATTGAGTATGATGTTAGGCATATGTACCGTAAAGGCTAATAAAGTAGTGAACCgcatttgtgtttttttgtgtctaTTATGAGCCTGCGTCAGTTGTACAAAATAACACGAGTGCAGTGCACAACTACTACACAAGACAAGTACATCAAGGTGTACAATTTATTTGCAATGGTTTACGACAACAGTGGAGTTACATATATGTTTACAATGGTATAATACAACAGTGGATATATGGATATGTACAATGGTGTAATAAAACAGCGTGGATATGTACAATGGTATAATACAACAGTGTAGTTACAGACAGAGTGAAGTCATATGCAGTACATCAGTGATAGACTTGGGTGTAGGACAGGTACTGTCCTGTTCACAATCTTCCTGTTGGAAACCAAAGACTGTTTCAGGGTTGCTGTCAGAGTCCTTATCTAACCACAATAAGGACTCTAGTAGACTGTCTGTGTTAGTCCAATCAACCCTGCCCTCAGGAATGTTCATCAGGATGTCCTGAGTATCAAAGGTGTAAAGTGGCAGGTCCTCGGTGTCCATACACAGCACCTGGCTTTTGTGAGAGTCTCTCAGTGTGCCCTTGTACCCATGAAACTCAATGTTGATGTCTATGCACTGCACTTCACCATTGGTACAGTCTCTCTGTGTACCGTTCCACTCCACCGGGAGGCACACAGGCtctaatatggaattggtctctAAGACATAGGACTCGGATATCACGCCATCATTGTCGACACAAAGCAACTGGCATTCAGAGGAGTCAATCTGGATGATCTGGGTGTCAGAACCAATGTCATTAGCGTCGATACACATACGCGCTGGTAAGTTATAGGACTCGGATATCACTCCATCATTGTTGACATAAAGCAACTGCCATTCAGAGGAGTCAATCTGGATGATCTGGGTGTCAGAACCAATGTCAATAGCGTCAATGCACATAACCTCTGGTAAATTATTCTCCACGACCTGCACTTCAGAGGAATCACCCCATATCCTTTCCAGAGTCCGTTTCCATTGGGAGTCCGATCGCAACGACCGTGGGGCAGATGTGTAGCATCCTACCTTCCTTTTCATCACAACACCAATTACGTTCAGCACCCCGAAAATGTCATACATTCTACGTTGTGTAATATCAAATCTCGTAACCAAGTCCTGCAAGGTGAACATCCCTGGGTTATTGCGCACATGCCGATAAACCGTTCCAATGTTTTTCTTCATACTAGATTTTCTAAATATCGGCACCTGATACCTTTGTCGTTTGCATGTGTATATCTTCCTATCTTTACTCACGAGTCCAATACCTTCCAGGGCGCAGAGTACGTCATATAGTCTGCGACTGCCATTGGTGTCTAGATTAAATAACGTGATGAGAGAGATGTAGGTGAAAGTGTTCAAGTTCTCCATTAGGTGTAAGGTCTGTTTTGTAAGTGTGGCCAGATGTGCGTCCTCAGGTactggtgactgagacatggttactactactatgacacagGGTAACGTAGTACAGTGTCCTTGGATGGGTGGAAGTACCCTATGCTGCCTAGTAGAGAGACTCAGTGTGTGGTGTTACAGTCTGGCCAACAATGCCTTTAAAGGGGTTTTCAGTAGTCCATTCATCCAACACCAACCATGTGTATCAGCCTTGCCTATAGTGACTCGTCAGACCAGGGCTATAGTATCCAACAACACCCCTTGTCCAAACAAAGCTGATCCCTCCACACATGGCTACATGGCAACTATGACTCCTCTCCGCTTAAGACTTGTAGATCCAACCCAGACCAATTCCTCTAGCCATGCCTAATTCAGGACTGCTTAATTGTTACACCCTGTCCAACCATGAGTTTCAGACCCTGCCTATAGTGACCAATCCAACCAAGACTATGGTATCCAACAACACCCCTCGTCCATCCAAAGCTGATTCCTCCAAACATGGCTACATACACCCTGTCCAAACATGAGTTTCAGACCGTGCCTATTGTGACCCCTCCAACCAAGGCTATGGTATACAACAACACCCCTCGTCCAAACAAAGCtgattcctccaaacatagctaCATACACCCTTGTCCAACCAAAGCTGACTCCTCTAACCATGGCTACATGGCATCTACGGCTCGTATCCGCTTAAGACTTGTACAGCCAAGCAAGAGTGATCCCTCCAAACAAGGCTGACAACTCGAAGCATGGCTAATTCATGCAACCAAGGCTGAATATGTCGACCCTGGGTGGTGTCCAAGGACTGCTTAGTTGTTCAGTAGCATAATCAATGAACCTTGCTCTTGCACTGCTCACAGCATGCCCGGTCTACATAGTCCCTTTGTAATCATTGTGAACCATAAGCAACACTATTGTGTTTTTGGCCGTTGCTAATAGGGTGAGGAAAGGAACCGTGGGGTGTATGTACTACGCTACTTTCTCTTCTGTAGAGGTTGTATCTAATGGTGTACAATAGAACCCATGGACACAGAATAACTCTGGTATCATTGTTTATTTCGATGGCAATTACAACAGATATGGGTCACAATCATTTCAGGAAACACAAGCAAGTCTACCAGAACAAGTACAAACCGGCAATTAACAAGGTGCCTGAGACTTCAAACGACGGTATGTGTCATAAAAATAATCAAACTCTGACTTCGTCTGAAGATGTGAAGATGAATAAAGATGTCCCCAGTGTTCGGTCTTGACAAATATCCTACGGCCGTCATTCTTCAAGTAGCTGAACACAGTGTATCCTTCTGGGTAAACGTGAACACGTCTCAACCCCTTATACTCGTTGAATATGTGGTCGCCATTGCAGAACATGAGGCTTTTAGTGGTACATTCGTGCCGCTGTTCTACCTTGTACAAGGTACACGGGATCCCGACCAGCTTCTCGACCTCACAGAGTGTCATTGGCATCATAGTCTCGAAGTAGCCACGGATTGTAGTCTGCTGACAGTGGCACTCAGTTAGGCCCATAACATGACAGTTGCATAGCAGGTCCGGACCTTGGTCTCTGGCAGACGGGTACACCCAGATGTGTATTTAACTGCAGGTCAAGTTATTCAGTCTGGCACCTAGAGCCTCCAAGGCAGAAGGGACGTACGGGTCCACGAGAATACGCCACTTGGTGGAGCATGCCAGCTGGGAAGACCTAGTAACAACACCCTTCGGCTTAGTTTGCCTCAACACGGTTTCTCCTTCCAGTGTCAAACTCGATACACCTTGCATCACTGCTGTATGGTCACATACCTCCATTGATCCAGTATACATAGAGCACAATCACCTTCTTGGTATAGAGGTTGAATACAATTGTGAGTACTAAGGAAAAATCAGAGTGCATGTAGTTGAGTCTGGTCAACGGACCCCTTGAACAGTGACACTACCTTCTCCATACCCACACTGAAACATCCATCGGTGGATACAACCTCCCCCTACACACAGTGTAGGTTGGATACATGAACCCTAGCTTGACATGTCCTACTGTCATATCTGTGCTTTATTgctactgtagactctataactgAACCTTGGCCAGGTAATCCAACCTCCCATCATAGTTGTGTCTCACATCTTCTAGGCTATCATGTTTCCTATAAAAGCTAGTGGTGTAGATACTCTTTCAACAGTAGCTTCTGAAATGGCATCGAACTCAAGCTTCAATATCAAACCCACACAGGAGCCTTCAATGTTACCACTGGTATGCCAAGGTAGCAATCGCTTCCTGATGTTAACTGACGAAAGCAGCCCCTGGCTTCGGGCTGAGACGAGTGATACGGCCGATAAGACCGATACAGCTAATGATATGTTCAACCGTATGGTCGGATTTGCTACATCAGGCCCTCCTTTCACATTAACTTTCAAAGTGATGATGTCAAGCTACGACAGAGTCAATACGTTTATCTCTGTGGAGGGCAACAGAAGAATGATGGCCATGTTGCAGGATATACACGAGTGCCCGTATAGGCACAGCACCTATCACACCTATATGTATAGGGCTCACATGGTATCTAAGTCATTTATAAGCGCCGTAGGTGCTGCTGCTGACAAAGCTCCAGGAACGTCTTCTTCGGTGTCAAACTGCTCCGGCGACGTCAAACAACCAACCCAAGACGACTTTGATGTTTGCCTTACCATGGAGATTGATCAAACTCTACAGCATCAGACTAGGATTGAGACTGGTCCTAGGTGTTCCAAGAACATGATACTCATCTTGAACAAGGGACGGTGTTATAACATGGAAGACATCTGGTGCGCAATGAAGAATGTGGTGTGCCGAGTGTTGTTATCTACCTACCTGCCACTCTGCGGACTAGATGGAATGGGGAGGGATATGAGCAAGATGATGGAAGGAGCAAGTGTGGAAGGGGCAAGCTCGGAAGGAGCAGGTGTGGATGTAGGACAACCGGTAGCTGCCACGGATGAAGGGTCCGGTGTGGATGTTGGACACCCGGCATGTAACAAATAGCCCAATCTGCATTGCCAGGATAGTGGAGCAAGTTTGCTTTTATTATGTATCACTTCTATATTGTTGAGAATATAACCATGTCAATGTACCATTGTGTCTGTATCCATTGCAAATGATCCACTGCAAATGAACAATAATAAAATGATGAAATGCtgcagaagtgtgtgtgtacaATAAAACTCACGAACACAGAGTGCATCTGGTAACATCATGTATTTCATGTACAACTGCAACAGAAAGTGTTCACAAGCATTCATTGTGTCAGAACAAGTGTCATCTGGAGCCATGTGTTCAACTCTGGTTAACAAGTGTGTTGCACGGGTACAAGTTACAGCCTGGATCCCATAGCGGTCTTAGTCTCGACTTAGCGGTCAATCGTAGCGGCGGGTGGAGAGTGGCACTCAGTGGTTATCACATCATGCGGAGCACTTTATATATGCATCATGTCCAACCCAGTACATAGTGAGAGGGGAGTAAAATAGAACAGTATTGCCATTTCCAAAGCAGTCAAAGCCTTGCTTTGTGCACAACCAAAACAGATTTTACCCTCTGTGTAAATAGACAGACCCGGACATGCTATGCTCCCGAACTGGGACTCGGTGAGATCTCTCACGGCGATATATCCACTCAGGCGGAATGCAAGTGGAACTCCGTTATCCTGGGGTCTCTGAACCTTGGGGGGGATAAGGAGACAGAATCAATGTGTTACACAAGCTCACTACCTTATCCTTGTCCATTTAACACAGTGACAGTGTACGACTTACAGCGCAATCAAGGTATTTCCTAATGCACATCTTAAGGTCTGTCAGACCCTTGGAGCCTGGTCCATTGTCAAAGGATGTGTTCTCTAACAGTGTCTCTATGCACAGGATACCATTCTGTGGTGAGAAGGTTCCATTTATCTGGAAGTGTAGGTGAGACCGGTATAAGTGCTGGGCCATTCTTGCAGGATAACAGCACCCTTTAATAGTGAGGGAAGATAGAACAGGTGTTTGTAGGACAGGTCCTCCAAAACTATGTTCCAATTACCAAGCTACAAGCATCATCATGGTTATATTACAAATTAATGGCTGGACTGTCTTGTCCTAATCGGTTCCTCAAAGGAACCATTGTCGGATCACCAAGCTTGAGGCAGCATCATGGTTGACTTGTGCATCTGTGGTTGGATTGGTCAGACAGATGTGGAATACACAGCACTGTTTGGTCAGACCTTAACAAACACCTCAAAAGTCAATGAGGCTATATATAAACCACTGTAACTGAACCACTATACCAAACAGAATGGAGAAATACAAGAGAGGCCCTGTTTTAGGCAACGGTGCATATGGAACCGTGTACAAAGTTACTTGTCTGACTACTGGGAAGGAGTATGCCTTGAAATACCACACCCGCGGCGTAGAGGAGACAACAGTCAGAGAGCTCTCATGTCTCGCAGCACTAAGGGGTCACCCATATGTGATTCACATGCACGATTGCTTTGTAGATAATGACACGATAGCCATGCTCATGGCCTACGTACCCTACACCTTGGGTGACGCGATCCACAATGGATACGGTGTGAACTCGTACCACGAAGAAGATCGTTACCAAGAGTGTCTCCCGTTCAGTTTCGTTGCTCACTTTAGTGCACAGGTGGCTAATGCCCTGTCCTACATGCACAGACTGAATATAGTACACAGGGACCTGACGCCTTACAACGTGCTGCTGACAGAAGATCTCACAGTGAAGGTGGCTGACATGGGCCTCTCTAGACAGTCCTCCAACTGGATGAGCCCAAATGTGGTCACCGAGACGTACAGGGCCCCTGAATTGTTCCTGGAAAGACGTAGATCTACAGAGTACACATGTGCCATAGACATGTGGAGCCTAGGGGTTTTGATAGTGGATGCAATGGAAGGGAGGGTTACATTCGCTAGCGGTGACGCCAGACGTGTGACTATGTCCACCTACGAGATTATCACAAGGACTCTATGTCCCAAAGACCACCCCAGTGCATCAAGTACACCCTGTTACCCTGACATCATAATGCCTAAAGTGATGCAGTGTGAACTGGTGAAAAGGATAGTCTTCAGATTGCTGAAATTCCATGCCCCAGAGAGACTTTTGGCTCATGAGCTGCTTCAGGACACAGAATGGATGCGTGCTGCTGATATGACCAGGGAAGACCAAGTTATAGTTAGAGACCAGATACAGCGCACTAAAAGTTCTGAGTGGTTGAGGTGTTGAGGTGAAGACAATAACACCAACAGGACAGTGTGTGATGACTCGTTTTACAT
Coding sequences within it:
- the LOC118954888 gene encoding induced myeloid leukemia cell differentiation protein Mcl-1 homolog; translated protein: MDVTGMINTLYVDDRGDNVKFLSAVAHSIFEDGTVNWGRVASLTSFGAAVCRYLRGKGRDNCVDLVGEEISEYLVTHHKDWLVKHNSWNGFVEFFPVAEPESRCRNIIMTIFGLAGIGATMTFLVM